In one window of Paraburkholderia phymatum STM815 DNA:
- a CDS encoding metallophosphoesterase, producing the protein MKIRVLSDLHLENDAPEIIPHADADLVVLAGDIHNHAEGLRWAAETFDGAVPVVYVPGNHEYYDGEFGALEAAMQDAAASIDNVHYLNNAVLVEPRGQWRVLGTTLWTDFDLYGTDEKTRAKSIAAAERAMLDYRGLIQVTWTAGNDGNRPGKSGGLQDNTPRNLTPADTLAMHRHARTWLEAELAKPFAGKTIVVTHHAPHRRSLAERFADDPVSAGFVNHLPSLVREPVALWVHGHTHTAFDYVENGTRVICNPRGYLDRRTRALENAAFAWDKVVEI; encoded by the coding sequence ATGAAAATTCGCGTGCTGTCCGATCTTCATTTGGAAAACGACGCGCCGGAAATCATCCCGCATGCGGACGCCGATCTCGTCGTGCTTGCAGGCGACATCCACAACCACGCCGAAGGTTTGCGCTGGGCAGCCGAAACGTTCGACGGCGCGGTGCCCGTCGTCTATGTGCCCGGCAATCACGAATATTACGACGGCGAGTTCGGCGCGCTGGAGGCCGCGATGCAAGATGCCGCGGCGAGCATCGACAACGTGCACTACCTGAACAACGCGGTGCTCGTCGAGCCGCGCGGACAGTGGCGCGTGCTCGGCACGACGCTATGGACCGACTTCGATCTGTACGGTACGGATGAAAAGACGCGGGCGAAATCGATTGCCGCCGCCGAGCGTGCGATGCTCGACTATCGCGGGCTGATTCAGGTGACGTGGACGGCGGGCAACGATGGAAATCGTCCGGGCAAATCAGGCGGACTGCAAGACAACACGCCGCGCAATCTGACACCCGCCGATACGCTCGCGATGCATCGCCACGCGCGCACGTGGCTTGAAGCAGAACTGGCGAAACCGTTCGCGGGAAAGACGATCGTGGTTACGCATCACGCGCCGCATCGGCGCAGTCTCGCCGAGCGTTTTGCGGACGATCCTGTGTCAGCGGGCTTCGTCAATCATCTGCCGTCGCTCGTTCGCGAGCCCGTGGCGCTGTGGGTGCACGGCCATACGCACACGGCATTCGATTACGTGGAAAACGGCACGCGTGTGATATGCAACCCGCGTGGTTATCTCGACCGGCGCACACGCGCGCTCGAAAACGCCGCGTTCGCGTGGGACAAGGTGGTCGAAATCTGA
- the wrbA gene encoding NAD(P)H:quinone oxidoreductase has translation MKDILVLYYSRHGATRELALAIAHGVDSVPGMQARMRTVPAVSTVCEATQPDIPAEGPPYAELRDLEECAGLALGSPTRFGNMAASLKYFLDGTTPQWLSGALAGKPACVFTSTGSLHGGQESTLLSMMLPLLHHGMLIVGIPYTESTLTTTQTGGTPYGASHFARADSAGNGISAEEKTLAIALGARIARTAASMTERP, from the coding sequence ATGAAAGACATCCTCGTGCTTTACTACAGCCGTCACGGCGCCACGCGCGAACTCGCGCTGGCCATCGCGCACGGCGTCGACAGCGTTCCCGGCATGCAAGCGCGCATGCGTACCGTGCCTGCCGTCTCGACGGTCTGCGAAGCGACGCAGCCCGACATTCCCGCAGAAGGTCCACCCTACGCGGAGCTGCGCGACCTCGAAGAATGCGCGGGACTCGCGCTCGGCTCGCCGACCCGCTTCGGCAACATGGCCGCGTCGCTCAAATATTTCCTCGACGGCACGACGCCACAGTGGCTCTCGGGCGCGCTCGCGGGCAAGCCGGCCTGCGTGTTCACGTCGACGGGCAGCCTGCACGGCGGCCAGGAATCGACACTTCTGTCGATGATGCTGCCGCTTCTGCATCACGGCATGCTGATCGTCGGCATTCCGTACACCGAAAGCACGCTGACGACGACGCAAACGGGCGGCACGCCGTACGGCGCGTCTCACTTCGCACGCGCGGACTCGGCTGGCAACGGCATTTCTGCCGAAGAGAAGACGCTCGCCATCGCGCTCGGTGCGCGGATCGCGCGCACGGCCGCGTCGATGACCGAGCGGCCCTGA
- a CDS encoding efflux transporter outer membrane subunit: protein MQFPVKKGIAAVSVLTISLIIAGCASTGHIAPQSTGTEPASLDVGAAIRAANTDAQWPAADWWRAYHDPQLNAWIEQAQAGSPSLAAAQARVREAQSIAGVAKSAELPQVAGSMQIQRKQWPNNVFYGPGELAGQQSWNNTAELGLSYHLDLWGKDKNATEEALDLAHARAADYRAAQLELEANIVRAYIQMSLNYALLDIAKSTLEQQQQVAALANRRLKGGIGTQLEVAQAETPLPEYERQIDAIEESIALGRNQLAALAGKGPGAGDSITRPQLALSGFAGLPSRMPAELIGHRPDIVAARWTVAAQARGIDVAKADFYPNIDLLASVGGYAAMGPLFGFLKSQAGGWTAGPALSLPIFTGGRLRAQLGAASAGYDVAVEQYNQSIVNALKEIADEVVRMRSLDTQLNDAQRSVATANKTYQLAREGYRRGLTDYVNVLIAQTQLLHAQEGVAKVQAGQLQAHATLVTALGGGVIDPADGPSQKDVLPAHGKGKGSKADASATASTGAPAAH from the coding sequence GTGCAGTTTCCGGTAAAAAAAGGGATCGCCGCAGTGTCGGTTCTTACGATCTCGTTGATAATCGCCGGTTGCGCGAGCACGGGACACATTGCGCCTCAATCGACGGGCACGGAACCCGCCTCGCTCGATGTCGGCGCCGCGATCCGTGCCGCCAATACCGACGCGCAATGGCCCGCTGCCGACTGGTGGCGCGCCTATCACGATCCGCAGCTGAACGCATGGATCGAGCAGGCGCAGGCGGGCAGTCCGTCGCTCGCGGCTGCGCAGGCGCGCGTGCGCGAAGCGCAGTCGATCGCCGGCGTCGCGAAATCGGCTGAATTGCCGCAAGTCGCCGGCAGCATGCAGATCCAGCGCAAGCAGTGGCCGAACAACGTCTTTTATGGTCCGGGCGAACTGGCTGGCCAGCAGTCGTGGAACAACACGGCCGAACTCGGCCTCTCCTATCACCTCGATCTGTGGGGCAAGGACAAGAACGCCACCGAGGAAGCGCTCGACCTCGCGCACGCGCGCGCCGCCGATTACCGCGCCGCGCAGCTCGAACTCGAAGCGAACATCGTGCGCGCCTATATCCAGATGTCGCTGAACTACGCGCTGCTCGACATCGCGAAGTCGACGCTCGAGCAGCAGCAACAGGTCGCGGCGCTCGCGAACCGGCGGTTGAAAGGCGGCATCGGCACGCAGCTGGAAGTCGCGCAGGCGGAAACGCCGCTGCCCGAATACGAACGCCAGATCGACGCAATCGAGGAATCGATCGCACTCGGCCGCAATCAGCTGGCGGCACTCGCGGGCAAAGGCCCCGGCGCGGGCGATTCGATCACGCGTCCGCAGCTCGCGCTGTCCGGTTTCGCGGGACTGCCGTCGAGGATGCCCGCAGAACTGATCGGCCATCGTCCGGATATCGTCGCGGCGCGCTGGACGGTCGCGGCGCAAGCGCGCGGCATCGACGTCGCCAAGGCCGACTTCTATCCGAATATCGATCTGCTCGCGTCCGTCGGCGGCTATGCGGCGATGGGGCCGCTGTTTGGCTTCCTGAAGTCGCAGGCGGGCGGCTGGACGGCGGGCCCGGCGCTGTCGCTGCCCATCTTCACGGGCGGACGTCTGCGCGCGCAACTGGGTGCGGCATCGGCGGGCTATGACGTGGCCGTCGAGCAATACAACCAGTCGATCGTCAATGCGTTGAAGGAAATCGCCGACGAAGTCGTGCGGATGCGTTCGCTCGATACGCAGCTGAACGATGCGCAGCGCTCCGTCGCGACGGCGAACAAGACCTATCAGCTGGCACGCGAAGGGTATCGCCGCGGCTTGACCGACTATGTGAACGTGCTGATCGCGCAGACGCAGCTGCTGCACGCGCAGGAAGGCGTCGCGAAGGTCCAGGCCGGACAGCTGCAGGCTCATGCGACGCTCGTGACGGCGCTGGGCGGCGGCGTGATCGATCCCGCCGACGGCCCTTCGCAAAAGGATGTGCTGCCCGCGCACGGCAAGGGCAAGGGCTCGAAAGCGGACGCCTCTGCGACCGCTTCGACGGGCGCGCCCGCCGCTCATTGA
- a CDS encoding LysR family transcriptional regulator codes for MDTLQNMRVFVRVVEAGSFTGAAQHLNTTTAYASRAVSDLEAHLRTRLLNRTTRRIALTEAGERYLQRCEQILAYVDQAEAEASDAHARPSGKLKVHAMTSFGQHYVVPAVGRYQQRYPDVHLELTLAQRMPDLLDEGYDVALVLAQSLPDSGLVSQRLGSAFSIACASPDYLERNGVPQTLSDLRGHTCLQMITPVMPADEWTFDGPNGQETLHLGASTFQINVAEAMAVAVREGMGVAVLPIYSAIAGLRSGELVWILPEYISQEMNVYALYPSRQYLDAKIRTWVEFLRDELPATLATDQAELRQFART; via the coding sequence ATGGATACGCTTCAGAACATGCGCGTATTTGTCCGCGTCGTCGAAGCGGGCAGCTTTACGGGCGCGGCGCAGCATCTCAATACGACGACGGCTTATGCGTCGCGCGCCGTGTCCGATCTCGAAGCGCATCTGCGCACGCGTCTCCTGAACCGCACGACGCGCCGCATCGCGCTAACGGAAGCGGGCGAGCGCTATCTGCAGCGCTGCGAGCAGATTCTTGCGTATGTCGACCAGGCGGAAGCCGAGGCCAGCGACGCGCATGCGCGCCCGTCGGGCAAGCTGAAAGTTCACGCGATGACGAGCTTCGGCCAGCACTACGTGGTGCCCGCCGTGGGCCGATATCAGCAGCGTTATCCCGATGTCCATCTCGAACTGACGCTCGCGCAACGTATGCCAGACCTGCTGGACGAAGGGTACGACGTCGCGCTCGTGCTCGCGCAGAGCCTGCCGGACTCCGGGCTGGTGTCGCAGCGTCTGGGCAGTGCGTTCAGCATCGCGTGCGCTTCGCCCGATTATCTGGAGCGCAATGGCGTGCCGCAGACGCTGTCCGATCTGCGCGGCCACACGTGTCTGCAGATGATCACGCCCGTGATGCCCGCCGACGAGTGGACCTTCGACGGCCCGAACGGCCAGGAAACGCTGCATCTGGGTGCGTCGACGTTCCAGATCAACGTCGCCGAGGCGATGGCTGTGGCAGTGCGCGAAGGCATGGGGGTCGCCGTGCTGCCTATCTATTCCGCGATTGCCGGTCTGCGTAGCGGCGAACTCGTGTGGATTCTGCCGGAGTACATCTCGCAGGAGATGAACGTCTACGCGCTGTATCCGTCGCGGCAGTATCTGGATGCGAAGATCCGCACGTGGGTCGAGTTCCTGCGCGACGAACTTCCCGCGACGCTCGCCACCGACCAGGCCGAACTGCGCCAGTTCGCGCGGACTTGA
- a CDS encoding FUSC family protein, with translation MSTNSPAFRTPTTPTPRAFYAALLDWARTDGRTWIYLLKALAACFLALGVAMKLDLPQPRTAMTTVFIVMQPQSGMVFAKSFYRICGTLIGLVVMMALIGLFSQQPELFIISTAIWVGICTAGAARNRNFRSYGFVLAGYTAALIGIPASQHPDGAFMTALTRVAEVVVGILCSGAVSALVFPQHAGEQMRSTVRARFSSFVDYVRAALSGEVDRARIEDTNAKFVADVVGFEAVRSVAAFDSPDSRMRNGRLSRLNSEFMTVSTRFHALHQLMNRLRVSDTAGATAAVDALVPYFREISPLLSKSGEPVLTAADAAHAAAQLEAFKADLPRRVCATRKVLERRADAPLLDFDTGAELLYRFVDDLHAYAATYASLAVATHERERWIARYQPKTNGIAAGVAGLRAAIVMTILGAFWIATAWPSGSTLTLNAAAVCALASSSPNPTRTASQMAAGTILSSALAMCLTFGIYPHIDGFALLCAALTPFLALGVWLTTRPKLAGYGVGYCIFFCFLAGPDNLIRYDPSSFINDAMALVLSMLVASIAFAVLLPPSTPWLRNRLLADLRAQVVLACRGRIGRLWRLRTRFESGARDLMHQINALAASEAEVRRETMRWTFAVLEVGNAVIDLRSEVATLPRDARYAPSMAWRVGLRATCSAVSRLFERPRAERLDAALAATADAIAAVQQTLATFTPPRDERHQLQRILSHLHFIRSALLDPQSPLGQLGGAGGTNSDTPQGVRHAT, from the coding sequence ATGTCCACGAACTCTCCCGCCTTCCGCACGCCGACGACGCCGACGCCGCGCGCGTTCTACGCCGCCTTGCTCGACTGGGCGCGCACCGATGGCCGCACCTGGATCTATCTGCTCAAGGCGCTCGCCGCATGCTTTCTTGCGCTGGGCGTCGCGATGAAGCTCGACCTGCCGCAGCCGCGCACCGCGATGACGACCGTGTTCATCGTGATGCAGCCGCAGAGCGGCATGGTGTTCGCGAAGAGCTTTTACCGGATCTGCGGGACGCTGATCGGCCTCGTCGTGATGATGGCGCTGATCGGTCTGTTTTCGCAGCAGCCCGAGCTGTTCATCATCTCGACGGCGATCTGGGTTGGCATTTGCACAGCGGGCGCCGCGCGCAACCGCAATTTCCGCTCGTATGGCTTCGTGCTGGCGGGCTACACGGCCGCGCTGATCGGCATCCCCGCCTCGCAGCATCCCGACGGCGCGTTCATGACGGCGCTCACGCGGGTCGCGGAAGTCGTGGTCGGCATTCTGTGCTCGGGCGCGGTGAGCGCGCTCGTGTTTCCGCAGCACGCGGGCGAGCAGATGCGCAGCACCGTGCGGGCGCGCTTCTCGTCGTTCGTCGACTATGTGCGCGCGGCGCTCTCGGGCGAGGTGGATCGCGCGCGCATCGAGGACACCAACGCGAAGTTCGTCGCCGATGTGGTCGGCTTCGAGGCGGTGCGCAGCGTCGCCGCGTTCGACAGCCCGGACTCGCGGATGCGCAACGGCCGGCTGTCGCGTCTGAATAGCGAGTTCATGACGGTATCGACGCGCTTTCACGCGCTGCATCAGTTGATGAACCGCCTGCGCGTATCGGACACGGCGGGCGCGACGGCAGCCGTCGACGCGCTCGTACCGTATTTCCGCGAGATTTCGCCGTTGCTGAGCAAGTCGGGCGAGCCCGTGCTGACGGCCGCCGACGCTGCGCATGCGGCGGCGCAGCTTGAAGCGTTCAAGGCCGACTTGCCGAGGCGCGTGTGCGCGACGCGCAAGGTACTCGAGCGTCGCGCTGACGCGCCGCTGCTCGACTTCGACACAGGCGCCGAACTGCTTTACCGCTTCGTCGACGATCTGCACGCGTATGCCGCGACCTACGCGTCGCTCGCGGTCGCGACGCACGAGCGCGAACGCTGGATTGCGCGCTACCAGCCGAAGACGAACGGCATCGCGGCGGGTGTCGCGGGCTTGCGCGCGGCGATCGTGATGACGATCCTCGGCGCGTTCTGGATCGCGACTGCATGGCCGAGCGGCTCGACACTGACGTTGAACGCGGCCGCCGTGTGCGCGCTTGCCTCGTCGTCGCCGAATCCGACGCGCACCGCATCGCAAATGGCAGCGGGCACGATCCTGTCATCGGCGCTCGCCATGTGCCTGACGTTCGGCATCTACCCGCATATCGATGGCTTTGCGCTGCTGTGCGCCGCGCTCACGCCGTTCCTCGCGCTCGGCGTGTGGTTGACGACGCGCCCGAAGTTAGCGGGGTACGGCGTCGGCTACTGCATCTTCTTCTGCTTCCTCGCGGGTCCGGACAACCTGATTCGCTACGACCCGAGCAGCTTCATCAACGACGCGATGGCGCTCGTGCTCTCGATGCTGGTTGCGTCGATCGCATTCGCCGTGCTGTTGCCGCCGTCGACGCCGTGGCTGCGCAACCGGCTGTTGGCCGATCTTCGCGCGCAGGTGGTGCTGGCGTGCCGCGGCCGCATTGGACGGCTATGGCGGCTGCGCACGCGCTTCGAGAGCGGCGCGCGCGACCTGATGCATCAGATCAACGCGCTGGCAGCGAGCGAAGCCGAGGTGAGGCGCGAGACCATGCGCTGGACGTTCGCGGTGCTGGAGGTCGGCAATGCCGTGATCGATCTGCGCAGCGAAGTCGCGACGCTGCCGCGCGATGCGCGCTATGCGCCGTCGATGGCGTGGCGCGTCGGTCTGCGTGCGACCTGTTCGGCCGTGAGCCGTCTGTTCGAGCGGCCGCGCGCCGAGCGTCTCGACGCTGCGCTTGCTGCGACGGCCGACGCGATCGCCGCCGTTCAGCAGACGCTCGCGACGTTCACGCCGCCGCGCGACGAGCGTCACCAGTTGCAACGCATTTTGAGTCATCTGCATTTCATCCGGAGCGCGCTGCTCGATCCGCAATCGCCGTTGGGGCAACTCGGCGGTGCTGGCGGCACGAACAGCGACACGCCACAAGGAGTTCGCCATGCCACGTGA
- a CDS encoding FAD-binding oxidoreductase yields the protein MNSVAPSSFLVACTDAIGAAHVLTDPHDTAPYLTDWRRRYTGNACAVLCPSTAEEVAALVRIANQHRIALVPQGGNTGLAGGATPDESGAQAVLSLKRLNRVRDVDPHNNTITVEAGVVLAEVQARAAAAGRLFPLSLAAQGSCTIGGNLSTNAGGTGVLRYGNTRELCLGLEVVTPQGEVWDGLRGLRKDNTGYDLRDLFIGAEGTLGIITAAVMKLHPQPAAQVTALAALPSPHAALDFLSLAQRHTGPLLTGFELMSDFCLRLVNRHFPQMRYPFAEPHAQIVLLELSDSESEEHARALFERLMETALEDGLVEDAVVAENLAQSRGFWNLREHIPLAQAEEGLNIKHDIAVPISRIGHFIEETDAAIAKAVPGARMVTFGHLGDGNLHYNVQAPEGVDAKPFLAQYQSAMNRIVYDSVHRHRGSVSAEHGVGQLKIDEAAHYKSDVEVRLMKTLKAAFDPLNLMNPGKVLR from the coding sequence ATGAATTCCGTTGCTCCATCGTCCTTCCTCGTCGCATGCACCGACGCCATCGGCGCTGCGCATGTCCTCACCGATCCGCACGACACCGCCCCCTATCTGACCGACTGGCGCCGCCGCTACACGGGCAACGCGTGCGCGGTACTGTGTCCGTCGACGGCCGAAGAAGTCGCCGCGCTCGTGCGCATTGCCAACCAGCACCGTATCGCACTCGTGCCTCAAGGCGGCAACACGGGCCTTGCGGGCGGCGCCACACCGGATGAAAGCGGCGCGCAAGCCGTGCTGAGTCTCAAGCGCCTGAATCGCGTGCGCGACGTCGATCCGCACAACAACACGATCACCGTCGAAGCGGGCGTCGTGCTGGCCGAGGTGCAGGCGCGCGCCGCTGCCGCGGGACGCCTCTTCCCGCTGAGCCTCGCGGCGCAAGGCAGTTGCACGATCGGCGGCAATCTGTCGACCAACGCGGGCGGCACGGGCGTGCTGCGCTACGGCAACACGCGCGAACTGTGTCTCGGGCTCGAAGTCGTGACGCCGCAGGGCGAGGTGTGGGACGGACTGCGCGGATTGCGCAAGGACAACACGGGCTACGATCTGCGCGATCTTTTCATCGGCGCGGAAGGCACGCTCGGCATCATCACGGCTGCCGTCATGAAACTGCATCCGCAGCCGGCCGCGCAGGTGACGGCCCTCGCCGCGCTGCCGTCGCCGCATGCCGCGCTCGATTTCCTGTCGCTCGCGCAGCGTCACACCGGACCGTTGCTGACGGGCTTCGAACTGATGTCGGATTTCTGCCTGCGGCTCGTGAACCGCCATTTCCCGCAGATGCGCTATCCGTTCGCCGAGCCGCACGCGCAGATCGTGCTGCTCGAGCTGTCGGACAGCGAGAGCGAGGAGCACGCGCGCGCCCTCTTCGAACGGCTGATGGAGACGGCGCTCGAAGATGGTCTCGTCGAAGATGCCGTGGTCGCGGAAAATCTCGCGCAATCGCGGGGGTTCTGGAATCTGCGCGAACACATTCCGCTCGCGCAGGCGGAGGAAGGGCTGAACATCAAGCACGATATCGCGGTGCCGATTTCACGCATCGGCCACTTCATCGAGGAAACGGACGCGGCAATCGCGAAGGCCGTGCCGGGCGCGCGCATGGTCACGTTCGGCCATCTCGGCGACGGCAATCTGCATTACAACGTGCAGGCGCCCGAAGGCGTCGATGCGAAACCGTTTCTCGCGCAATACCAAAGCGCGATGAACCGGATCGTCTACGACAGCGTGCATCGGCATCGCGGCAGCGTCAGCGCGGAACACGGCGTGGGTCAGTTGAAGATCGACGAAGCGGCGCACTACAAGTCGGACGTCGAAGTGCGTCTGATGAAGACGCTGAAAGCGGCGTTCGATCCGCTGAACCTGATGAATCCCGGCAAGGTGCTACGCTAG
- a CDS encoding DUF1656 domain-containing protein codes for MPREIAVLDAYVPAIVLLFIAGTAITWVLDRAMAWTGLYRVVWHPSLFRASLLVCVCGVLGLGVYR; via the coding sequence ATGCCACGTGAGATTGCCGTTCTCGACGCGTACGTTCCCGCCATCGTGCTGCTGTTTATCGCGGGCACCGCGATCACCTGGGTGCTCGACCGCGCGATGGCCTGGACGGGCCTGTATCGCGTCGTGTGGCATCCATCCCTGTTCCGTGCAAGCCTGCTCGTGTGTGTGTGCGGCGTACTGGGCCTCGGGGTTTATCGTTGA
- a CDS encoding efflux RND transporter periplasmic adaptor subunit yields the protein MTIRNIIGFIATAIVFVVAILIGRALWVHYMDEPWTRDGRVRAEVVNIAPDVSGAVVALPVRDNQFVHKGDLLMQIDPSHYQIAVEQAQAAVAARKSELQMRRDDAQRRADMDSLVVSKESRENATHTASAAEAQYQQALAALDAAKLNLERTRVVAPVDGYVTNLNVYRGDYAIAGSAKLAVVDSNSFWVYGYFEETKLPHVKVGDKADIRLMSGGTLKGHVESISRGIYDRDNPQSRELLADVNPTFNWVRLAQRVPVRVKIDSVPDGVLLSAGTTCTVVVTPS from the coding sequence ATGACTATCAGAAACATCATCGGATTTATCGCGACGGCCATCGTGTTCGTCGTCGCGATCCTGATCGGGCGTGCGCTGTGGGTGCACTACATGGACGAGCCATGGACGCGCGATGGCCGCGTGCGCGCCGAAGTCGTCAACATTGCGCCGGACGTATCGGGCGCGGTGGTTGCACTGCCTGTGCGCGACAACCAGTTCGTGCACAAGGGCGACCTGCTGATGCAGATCGATCCGTCGCACTACCAGATCGCCGTCGAGCAGGCGCAGGCTGCTGTCGCCGCGCGCAAGTCGGAGTTGCAGATGCGGCGCGACGATGCGCAGCGGCGCGCGGACATGGACAGCCTCGTGGTGTCGAAGGAGAGCCGAGAGAACGCAACGCATACGGCGTCGGCTGCCGAAGCGCAATACCAGCAGGCGCTGGCCGCTCTGGATGCCGCGAAGCTGAACCTCGAGCGCACGCGGGTCGTGGCGCCTGTCGACGGCTACGTGACGAACCTGAACGTATATCGCGGCGATTATGCGATTGCCGGATCGGCGAAGCTGGCAGTCGTCGACAGCAATTCGTTCTGGGTTTATGGCTACTTTGAAGAGACGAAACTGCCACATGTGAAGGTCGGCGACAAGGCCGATATCCGGCTGATGAGCGGCGGCACGCTGAAGGGGCACGTCGAGAGTATTTCTCGCGGGATTTATGATCGCGATAATCCGCAGAGCCGTGAGTTGCTTGCTGATGTGAATCCGACTTTCAACTGGGTGCGGTTGGCGCAGCGCGTGCCGGTGCGGGTGAAGATCGATTCTGTGCCTGACGGTGTACTGTTGTCCGCTGGCACGACGTGTACTGTGGTTGTTACGCCATCCTGA
- a CDS encoding methyl-accepting chemotaxis protein gives MKAVTLGGQPGAGFVPDGKAAGGPASPGKRRVKLRGRSVKTTLRLAFAVLLVGTLAVGVFSLAQISRLNGQMRSIYEQGHVASRAAEEARGYLLRASRAQKMLLTATTAKERDELGADIDKGLTGLSAELNTLQQYADSAEAGAQQKKFADAIGVWSAHLRDFVTLVKAQPLDLSQMNWQVGTTDVSLLVETGKLEKLVDELVAQRGKAAKATIDASSFIYQSSFVMMAVMTVALIVLAFVISEWVVRRLARQLGGEPVYAKEIASRIAAGDLSNDIVLGERDNSSMLSALRDMQNGLSSTVAHIASSAEAIAAASGQISMGNLDLSQRTEQQAMALERTASSMEELTSTVRQNADNAKQARTLADNASAIAEKGGDVVGRVVATMGEINDSAKSIGDIIGVIEGIAFQTNILALNAAVEAARAGEEGRGFSVVAGEVRNLAQRSASAAKEIKGLISASVERASNGSQLAQDAGQTMDEVVKAVKRVTDIMGEISAASAEQSSGIEEINLAVSQMDAGTQQNAALVEQATAAARALDDQAHALKAAVAKFSLR, from the coding sequence ATGAAAGCAGTTACGCTGGGTGGCCAGCCGGGCGCGGGGTTCGTACCGGATGGCAAAGCGGCCGGGGGGCCGGCGAGTCCGGGCAAGCGGCGCGTCAAGCTGCGCGGCCGGTCCGTGAAGACGACCTTGCGGCTCGCGTTTGCGGTATTGCTGGTGGGGACGTTGGCAGTCGGCGTGTTTTCGCTGGCGCAGATCAGCCGCCTGAACGGGCAGATGCGCTCGATCTATGAGCAAGGCCATGTCGCGAGCCGGGCCGCCGAGGAAGCGCGCGGCTATCTTCTGCGCGCGAGCCGCGCCCAGAAGATGCTATTGACGGCGACGACCGCCAAGGAGCGCGACGAACTCGGCGCCGATATCGACAAGGGGCTGACCGGTCTGTCGGCCGAACTGAATACGCTTCAGCAATATGCGGACTCTGCAGAAGCCGGCGCGCAGCAGAAGAAGTTCGCTGACGCGATCGGCGTGTGGAGCGCCCATCTGCGCGATTTCGTGACGCTCGTGAAGGCGCAGCCGCTCGACCTGTCGCAGATGAACTGGCAGGTCGGCACGACGGATGTGTCGTTGCTCGTCGAAACGGGCAAGCTCGAAAAGCTGGTTGATGAACTCGTCGCGCAACGCGGCAAGGCGGCGAAAGCGACCATCGACGCGTCGTCGTTCATTTATCAATCGTCGTTCGTGATGATGGCTGTGATGACCGTCGCGCTGATCGTGCTTGCGTTCGTGATCAGCGAGTGGGTCGTGCGGCGCCTCGCGCGTCAGCTCGGCGGAGAGCCTGTGTACGCGAAGGAAATCGCGAGCCGCATCGCGGCTGGCGATCTGTCGAACGACATCGTGCTCGGCGAACGCGACAACTCGAGCATGCTGTCGGCGCTGCGGGACATGCAGAACGGTCTGTCGTCGACGGTCGCGCATATCGCATCGAGTGCCGAGGCGATCGCGGCAGCCTCTGGGCAGATATCGATGGGCAATCTCGATCTGTCGCAACGTACCGAACAGCAGGCGATGGCGCTCGAACGCACGGCGAGCAGCATGGAAGAACTCACCTCGACGGTGCGTCAGAACGCGGACAATGCGAAGCAGGCGCGCACGCTGGCCGACAATGCGTCGGCGATCGCGGAGAAGGGCGGCGACGTGGTGGGCCGCGTGGTCGCGACGATGGGCGAGATCAACGACAGCGCGAAGAGCATCGGCGACATCATCGGGGTGATCGAGGGGATTGCGTTCCAGACCAACATTCTTGCGCTGAATGCGGCCGTCGAAGCGGCGCGCGCAGGCGAGGAGGGGCGCGGTTTCTCGGTGGTGGCGGGTGAGGTGCGCAACCTGGCGCAGCGCAGCGCGTCGGCTGCGAAGGAGATCAAGGGATTGATCAGCGCGTCGGTGGAGCGTGCTAGCAACGGCTCGCAGCTGGCGCAGGACGCGGGGCAGACGATGGACGAAGTCGTCAAGGCCGTAAAGCGCGTGACGGATATCATGGGAGAGATCTCGGCTGCTTCCGCCGAGCAGAGTTCGGGCATCGAAGAGATCAATCTCGCTGTATCGCAGATGGATGCTGGTACCCAGCAGAATGCGGCTCTCGTCGAGCAGGCGACTGCCGCTGCTCGGGCGCTTGATGATCAGGCTCACGCCTTGAAGGCTGCTGTCGCCAAATTTTCTTTACGGTAG
- a CDS encoding DUF2069 domain-containing protein produces the protein MPRDAAASIRGTQGNRTAASGALLALVALIALSVAWEWWLAPLRAGGSLLVLKAAPLLLALPGVWRKRLYTLQWASMLSLLYLMEGIVRAMSDRGLSARLGWCETWLAAAFFVCALVYVAPFKRAAKRRTVHENGPADGAV, from the coding sequence ATGCCGCGCGACGCCGCCGCCTCGATCCGTGGCACGCAAGGCAACCGGACTGCCGCATCGGGCGCGCTGCTTGCGCTCGTCGCACTGATCGCGCTGAGTGTCGCCTGGGAATGGTGGCTTGCGCCGTTGCGCGCGGGCGGCTCGCTGCTCGTGCTCAAGGCCGCGCCGCTGCTGCTCGCGCTGCCCGGCGTATGGCGCAAACGGCTTTACACGCTGCAATGGGCGTCGATGCTGAGCCTGCTTTATCTGATGGAAGGCATCGTGCGCGCGATGTCCGATCGCGGCCTGAGCGCACGGCTCGGCTGGTGCGAAACATGGCTCGCCGCCGCGTTCTTCGTCTGCGCGCTCGTCTATGTCGCGCCGTTCAAGCGCGCGGCCAAACGCCGGACGGTCCATGAAAACGGGCCAGCTGACGGCGCCGTCTGA